The Elaeis guineensis isolate ETL-2024a chromosome 14, EG11, whole genome shotgun sequence genome has a segment encoding these proteins:
- the LOC105057518 gene encoding uncharacterized protein isoform X1: MAPGSGWKVSGRRWVLDLSIMQVLVHWALCFCWRFSILLGVLVPYLADLMERFFMRVALLLGIQHLAGFSMGSWSDAPIDIVQVIVEKINEHSDSLHFGAVCKPWRSVYMENRHRLPYKLPMPSSPTCGSIAFVLV, translated from the exons ATGGCACCTGGTAGTGGATGGAAGGTGAGTGGTCGCAG GTGGGTGCTAGATCTTTCCATCATGCAGGTGCTTGTGCATTGGGCGCTCTGTTTCTGTTGGCGATTCAGCATCTTGCTGGGGGTGCTAGTTCCGTATTTAGCTGATTTGATGGAAAGATTTTTCATGCGGGTGGCACTTCTGTTGGGGATTCAGCATCTTGCTG GATTCTCAATGGGCTCATGGTCTGATGCTCCAATAGATATCGTACAAGTAATCGTAGAAAAAATAAATGAGCATTCTGACTCTCTCCATTTTGGTGCTGTTTGCAAGCCATGGCGCTCTGTTTATATGGAGAACCGTCATCGTCTTCCTTACAAACTTCCGATGCCATCCTCGCCGACTTGCGGCTCCATTGCTTTTGTCCTTGTTTGA
- the LOC105057518 gene encoding putative F-box/kelch-repeat protein At5g24040 isoform X2: MAPGSGWKVLVHWALCFCWRFSILLGVLVPYLADLMERFFMRVALLLGIQHLAGFSMGSWSDAPIDIVQVIVEKINEHSDSLHFGAVCKPWRSVYMENRHRLPYKLPMPSSPTCGSIAFVLV; the protein is encoded by the exons ATGGCACCTGGTAGTGGATGGAAG GTGCTTGTGCATTGGGCGCTCTGTTTCTGTTGGCGATTCAGCATCTTGCTGGGGGTGCTAGTTCCGTATTTAGCTGATTTGATGGAAAGATTTTTCATGCGGGTGGCACTTCTGTTGGGGATTCAGCATCTTGCTG GATTCTCAATGGGCTCATGGTCTGATGCTCCAATAGATATCGTACAAGTAATCGTAGAAAAAATAAATGAGCATTCTGACTCTCTCCATTTTGGTGCTGTTTGCAAGCCATGGCGCTCTGTTTATATGGAGAACCGTCATCGTCTTCCTTACAAACTTCCGATGCCATCCTCGCCGACTTGCGGCTCCATTGCTTTTGTCCTTGTTTGA